The sequence below is a genomic window from Lolium perenne isolate Kyuss_39 chromosome 4, Kyuss_2.0, whole genome shotgun sequence.
GGGAATCGCCTGCGACGCCAAGCGATCCGGGCTCCACCCCCAGCGACCCTGCCTCTACACCGagtgaggaggacgaggacggagGCACCGATGCCAACGATGACCAGGAGGAAGACGGAGGCGCCGCTGGCAgcgacggcgaggaggaggaggactccgacgccaAGTTTGCCCGGCTGGAGGTGTAGGAGGCGGTGGACGACAAGGCGGCAACAAGGAAGGAGGCCAGGGCCCGGGCAAGGGCGCAGGCGCGGGCCGTGCGTcgtcgtcgtccgttcaccgacgacgTCGACGAAGACGACACTACGTCCGACTCCAACTCCTCGATGGGCGCGTCGTCCGCCagctcctcttccgacgaggaggtgacaagcaagaggcgcaGGAGTCAGGACGATGAGGCAGGAccttctaacaagaaggccaaaaaTTAGTTTTTAGTTTATTTGTTTTTAAATTTGTTTTGTTTGTATGTTAAATTTGAACTTTTTCTGATTCGAGTAATCTGGCAGCAATAAGATCATTCTGTACTACTTGTTTTCGCGTTTAAACTTGATCATTCATACAAATTGGTGAGTCCTTCAACAAAAATGAAGAAAACATAACAGTTGCATGTCCAAAATGCGTTGAACCACTAGTGTGgcacccgacgcaaacggacatttcgtgCCTCGCGGATATTTTCGTGTCCgccaggcgacgcaaacggacgcccgtGGACAATTTGGGCGTCCGCAATGCGTCGCGGCTGCTGGAGCTGCCCTTATCGTCTGAAGAGATGGAACAATCTTCAAGCTGGGCTCTTATTCTGGAGGCACGAGAGTTACTGAAGATATTTCGAGACATCGCCGTTGCGAAGGTGGATCGAGTGAACAATGGTGTTGCTCATGTTTTGGCACAAGTAGGAAAATCAGGAGTTAGTAGTATTTTATGTGACTCTATCCCTGACTGCGTTTCGGGACCTGGTTTTCCTAGATTGTAGGAGCACTGTGTAATCCAAGCCTCCTAGGGACGCAAGTTTCTTACACTCTTTTCTTTATCAGGGTATCTGAGGGAACTAAAAGGTTTTTGATGAGACGGACTGCTGCATCTTATAATATATGTGTTCTTACGTAAAAAAAAGATACTATATTTTTTAGTAATTAATTAATTAAATTTTCTCCGTGCAAAAAAAATAAAGTTCTCTTTTCTGTGGAAAAGTAAAATAAAATCCGGGCCTGATTCTGGCTGCGCTGGAGCTTCGTGAGACGCTAGTGTTACTTTCCTCCGCTCAATCCTCTAAATATGAGTCGATCGTGGAACATGCCCTAATCAATGCCTCTCgtgagaaaacaaaataaaaagacgaTCTTGGAAGTTGGAACCTGGTCTGCAAACACAGATAAGTTAGATGGGAATCACGGTCGACATAGCGACAACGACGTCGTCCGGCGGCGGTACCTCCTTCGTCCAGTCTTCCGGGTCTCACCTGTTCCAGATCGACGGCTACTCAATCGCCAAGCACGCGCCCATCCGCACCAGCTTAAAATCATGCCCTTTCACGGTGGGAGGTTTCCCCTGGATGATCCAGCTCTTCCCCAACGGCGATGGTCTGCGAGGCGCTGGCTTCATCTCAGTCTTCATCGGCCTCTACGACTACGACAAAGGGGGGCGCGTGAGCCTGCAGGTCGAGTTCAGCTTTATCGATGAGGTCGACAAGCAGAACACCGAGCACCTCCGAACGAGGCAGGTGGTCGAACTATATGGCAACTACGGCGTGGGCTACCGCAGGTTCATTGCGAGGGAGGCGTTGGAGAAGTCGAAGCATCTCAAGGGCGATCGCTTCACCATCAGGTGCGACTTTATAATCACGGCGTTCGTCTGTATCCCGGAGAACGGGCCCCGCGACAGATCCAGGAAGTGTGGGTCTTGCAACCTCCGGCCGGTGAGGGTGAGGGGGATGCTGCTCCTCCACGCGTGTTTCTGCGACGCCTGCGACGACGCTAGCCGCGACGACCCGACAGCGAGGCAGTGCGCAGGGTGCCATGGACCCTATGAAGGCAGGATCCTGCTACTATAGCCACCCCGAGCCTTTTGAAGTTTGGAAGAAACGAATATCCATCTAGCTAGCTAGCAATCTATGTT
It includes:
- the LOC127346663 gene encoding BTB/POZ and MATH domain-containing protein 3-like, coding for MGITVDIATTTSSGGGTSFVQSSGSHLFQIDGYSIAKHAPIRTSLKSCPFTVGGFPWMIQLFPNGDGLRGAGFISVFIGLYDYDKGGRVSLQVEFSFIDEVDKQNTEHLRTRQVVELYGNYGVGYRRFIAREALEKSKHLKGDRFTIRCDFIITAFVCIPENGPRDRSRKCGSCNLRPVRVRGMLLLHACFCDACDDASRDDPTARQCAGCHGPYEGRILLL